The stretch of DNA CCCGCCACAGTTTCACGCGCTATATCTCCTGCGCTCGATTGCATCGCCCTCCTTTCGCGATCTCGCGAGGCCAACGCCGCACCGATGGCTATTGCACCGGCGGGTGGGATGCCCGATATGACGCAGTGCGGTGGGCAGCAAGAGCGACAAGGGGTCACGGCGCGCGCCGTAACCCCCCGTCCGGATGGAGCGGGCGACCGGAATCGAACCGGCGACGTCCAGCTTGGGAAGCTGGCATTCTACCGCTGAATTACGCCCGCGTCCCGGACCCGATTCTAGTGGGGGCCGGGAGCCCCTGTCAACCGCGCGGTGATCCCTCCTGGCGCGCGAGCCAGTCGAGCGCCTCCTCGCGCGTCCGGACGAGTCCCAGGGCCTGAGCCTCGCGGACGCGGGCCAGGAGCCGCCCGACCTCGGGGCCGGCGGCCAGGCCGAAGGCCGCCATCACGTCTCCGCCCCGCACCAGCGGGGGCTCGGCGGCCTCTTCGGCGGCTTCGACCTGCCCGGTGAGGAGCGAGTCCAGCAGCGCCCGGGTGGCGCCCCGGTACACGGCGGCCGGCGGGCGGTCATCGGTCGCGGCCGCGTCGGCGATGGTGAGGCAGACGAGATCGGAAACCTCGTCGCCGAGGTCGCGGAAGAAGCGGTACCGCGCGCGCCGGCTGATCTCGGCGAGCATCCCGAGGTGCATCGGGCGGAGGTGCTGGCGCACCAGGCGCTCGAGCACGCGGGCGGCCGGCCCCGGCCAGCGCCACCGGGCCGCAATCGCCGCCGCGCGCTCCGCTCCCAGCCGGTCATGTCCGCTGAAGCGGACGCGGCCGTCGGGGTCGACGCTCCGCGTCTCGGGCTTGGCCACGTCGTGCAGCAGCACGGCGAGCTTCAGCACTTCCCGGCGCGTGAGCCCGCTTCCCAGGGACTCGCCGAAATGCGCCGCGACGCGGGAGTGGTGCGGGACGAGCAGGGCGAGGTCCGCCAGCAACGCCTCGAGGGCGCCGAGGGCGCGCACCGAGTGCTCCCACACGGTGAAGCGGTGCGGCGCCGACTGGGTCGTGGCGCGCATGGGGACCGCCTCGGGAAGCAAGGTGAAGAGGACCGACCACGCCTCGGCGTCCCGGAGCACCGCCGTGGTATCCGGGAGTCGCAGCCAGCGCGTCACCTCGTCCCGGACGCGCTCGGCGGCGACGGCCGCCAGTCCCGCCACCGCCGCCCGGGCCAGGCGCTCGGTCTCCGGCTCCACCGCGAAGCCGAGGGCATGGGCCAGCCGGAGCAGCCGCAGGACACGCACCGGGTCGTCGGCGAACGCGGTGGGCCCGCACGCCCGCAGCCGCCGCGCCGCGAGATCGCCGAGCCCGCCGGTCGGGTCGATCACGGGCGCGCGGCCGCCCAGGAGCGCGTCGAGCGGCACGGCCAGCGCATCGACGGTAACGTCGCGGCCGGTGAGGTCGGCCTCGAGCGACGGCCCGCGAAAGTCGGCGAGGTCGATCAGCGCGGGGGTCGGAGTGCGCACGACGACCCGCGCCATCCCATGAGGCTCGCCGAGCGGGACGAAGGCCGCCCCGAGCCGATCCGCGAGTCGCCGCGCGGCGGCGAGGCTCCCGGCCGGCAGCGCGATGTCCAGGTCCTCGACCGGCGCGGGCGCGCCGCGCAAGGCGTCCCGCACCGCGCCGCCGACCAGCCAGGCCGGGCCCTCGACGACCTCGGCCACGACGGCGAGCAGCCCGCGGGCCAGCCCGAGGGCTTCGAGGGCGAGGATCGCGGGCTGGCCGCCCATCGCCCGTTCATCGCGCATCGGTGTGCATCCCCATCCCGAGATTGACGATCATTCGGGCGGCTTGCTACGGTGGGGGCCGTGTCCGAGAAGAAGGCGCCGCGACCCAGCGCGCTGGCCGGTTACGCGCTCGTCGCCGCCGCCGCGACCTCCTGGGGCGCCCAGAGCATCGTGGCGAAGGTGCTTCTGACGTCCGGTCTTCCCCCCAGCTGGCTGATCAGCACGCGCACCGCCCTCGCCTCTGTCATCGTGGCGGGCACGCTGGCCGCCGTCAAGCCGGGCCTCCTGCGGGTGAGCGCACGAGATCTGTGTGAGCTGGGGCTGCTCGGCATCGTGATGGCGCTGTCGCAGTACACCTACTACTTCGCGCTGACCCGGATTCCGGTGGCGACCACCCTGCTCGTCATCTACACCTCCCCGCTCCTCGTGCTGGCGGCCTCGGTCTTGATCCACGGCGAGCCTCTCGAGCGCCGCGACCTGATCGCCGCCGCGGCCACGCTGGTCGGCGCCGCCTTCGTCGTGCGCGCGTACGAGCCCGAGGTGCTCCGCCTGAACGCGCTGGGCCTGACGGCCAGCGTGTTCTGCGCAGCCGCGTTCGCCTTCTACAGCCTGTGGGGAAAGCGGGCGGCGCCGGCCGCATCTCCGTGGACGCGGGTGACGTACTCGCTGGGGACGGCGGCCGCCTTCTGGCTCCCCCTGGCCCCGCCGTGGACGCTGCTGCAGTCGGCGCACCCCCCGGCCATCTGGCTCGGCCTCGCCGTCGTCGTGGTGTTCGGCACGCTCCTGCCGTTCGGGCTCTTCCTGTCCGGTCTGGCGCGCATCAGCGCCGCCCACGCCAGCCTCACGGCCACCCTGGAGCCGATCGTGGCCGCCGTCGTCGCCTACTTCGTCCTGGGCGAGCGCCTGGAACCGCTCCAGCTCGTGGGCGGCGCTCTGGTGCTGGGCGGGATCGCCCTCCTCCACATCCGCTAGTCGATCGGAGGGGGCCTCAACGGCCCCTCCGAAACCTTCCCCAGGAAAAGTTGCGCGGGCGAAGCCCGCGCTCGGAGCGCTGCTCGACGCATGGCCTGCTCGGGGCGAGCTGCCGGGATACTCCGACACACTCCGAGAGGATTTCAGGAGGGAGGCTCCACGGCCCCCGGCGAAATCCTAGAGGCGGAAGACGGCCCGGGCGTTCTCGTAGAAGATCCGCTGGTAGACGGCGAGCGGCAGGTCGCGCCCCCACAGGTGGCGCCGCTCCTCCTCGTACGGGTATGGCAGGTTGGGGAAATCGCTACCGAACAGGATGCGCTCGGCGTACCGGACGAGGTCGGTGTCGCGCACCGTCTCCGGGTCGATCCGCGTGAACGGGAACGAGGCCGGCGTCATCGCCATGGTGGTGTCGAGGTAAAGGCTCGGGAAGCGATCGAGCAGCCGGAGGCAGGCCCGGGTCTCGAAGGCGCCCATGTGACAGACGACGGCCCGCAGTCCCGGGAGGCGCTCGAGCACCCGGGTGAACCGGGCGATGCCCGTGAACTCGTTGGTGTGCGGCCCGGTCCCGACGTGGATCACGAGCGCGCGGTCGAGCTCGACCAATCGCTCGTAGACCGGGAGCATCCGCGGATCGTCCGGGTAGAAGCGCTGCACCTGGATGTGGACCTTGATCCCGGCGAAGCCGAAGGCCCCGCAGGCCTCCTCGACGATCGCCACGGGCTCCTCGTCCGCCGCGTGGACGGTGCCGAGGGGGATCCCGTCGGGCAGGGTCCGGGCGGTATCCCGGAGCCAGCGGTTCAACTCGCGGGCCATGCCCGATCGGTGGGCATACGAGAAGAAAACGAAGCGCTCGACACCGGCGGCCCGGAGGTCCGCGGCCACGGCGGCGGGCTCGGTCGGGCCTCGCAGGTTCCAGTCGGTGTGCTCGTCGAACCAGCGGCGGATCGCCGCGGCGAGCCGCGCCGGGTGGAGGTGGGTGTGGGCGTCGATGTAACGAAACGCGGGGGGGGCCTCCACTACGAGCCCGCACCCAGGCGCTCGAGCAGCGCGCGATGGACCACGAGGTCAACCGGCAGGCCGGGCACCGCAACGTCCGTCCGGGCGGCGCCGGCCCGCACCAGGGCGCCCAGGGCGTCGGCCACCTCGGAACGTCCGAGCCCGAACAGGCGGGCCAGCTGCCGCACCGTGGTCCACCCGACGGCCCCCAGGTAGCGTGCGACGAGGTGGTGGACGGCCGCCCGGCGGCTGAGCCGGCGCCCCGCCCGCACCTTTTCGGGCAGCCAGGCTTCGAGGAGGTCCCAGCGGTAGGAGAACGTCGGATCGTAGCGCTCCTCGACCTTGGCCACGAACAGTCCTTGCTGAAGCTCGGCCACGGCGCGCTCGAATTCGCGGGTCCGCCCCGGGTCGAGCATGAAGCACTCGGCGCGCCATTCGCGCGTATAGAGCGGGTGCCGGCGGATCAGGACATCCATCAGCCGCTTGGCGGCGAGGGAGAGGCGTCCAGCCTCGTACTCGAGCCGGTAATCGCGCGCGCGCTGGCGGCCCCGGACGAGCGCATAGAACGCCGGGAACAGATCGAGCGCCACCAGGACGGGGCGGCCCTTGAGCAGCTTGCCGTAGTAGACCGCCCGGCGGGCGGGCAGCGTGTCCTTGAGCTCCCAGGTCAGCCCGATGCCCGCATCGTGGTGAGAGCGGCGGGGCCAGCGGGGATCGCGCCGGCCCGCCACCGCCTCCCACAGACAGCCGAGCCCTTCCGGGAAGCGGTAGAAGGTGGAACAGATGCCGACCGCCTCGACGAAGGCGAGCGCCTCCCGTGCGCTGCGGACCCGCCGCCCGGGGAGCCGGCGGAAGGCCTCGTCACGGTAGCGCTCGAGCCGCTCGCGGGTGAGGTTCGGGAGGAGGCCGTCGAGGCTCCCTCCGGGCAAGCTCAGCTGGGAGCGGGAGCCCAACGGCCGGTCACTCGAAGGTGAGGCCCCGCTCGTCGATCCGGTACTCGACGATCTCGTCGGTCATCGCACTGCCCCGGTGCTTGGCGACGCCCACGAACCGCCCCACCCGGGTGCCCACCTTCTCGCGGCCCATCAGCAGCACCGTGTTGGCGACAGCCCCGGGGTCCCCCGCCAGCATCTTCCGCGCCACCAGGTCCTCGAGCCGCGTTTCCTCGGTCGTGAACAGGAGCAGCGTCGTGATCGCCCCGTGGTCGTACCGATGGGCGTCGATGAATGCCCGGTGCCGCCAGACCGGGAGGCAGATCTCCATGCCGAGCGTCTCGGCATCGCGGTGGATCACCTTCCGGTAGAGCTCGTCGACCAGGTAGAGCTGGATCGCGTCGTCCGGCTGGCAAGGCTCGATCCCGTCGATGGCCACCCGGTGAGCCCCGTGGGCAAAGTGGAAGTAGAAGAACGGCCGGGCCGTGTAGAGCGCGCGGGCGTAGGCCGCCTTCCAGCCCCAGTCGAACTCACGGCCCTCGGGCGTGGCCAGCTCGTAGTCGCTCCGCCGGCCGACCCACGAGAAGACGTCGAGGTAGTGGGCCTCGAGCTCGTCGGGCGGGGGGTAGGGATCGGCCATGGGCATGACGGTATGTGTCCAGCGCGTGAGGGGCCAGCCGTGGAGGCGCGCCGCATAGGGGACGTGCTGCTGGGAGTCGCCGCGGGCGTTCATGTCGACGACCAGGCCGCGGCGCCCGTCCGCCTGGCGCCCCTGCGCCGCGAAGGCGAGGCCCAGGTGGGTCTTGCCGATCCCGGTGGCCCCGTAGACGACGGTGAGCGTCCCGGGCAGGAGGCCGCCGTCGAGCATGGCGTCCAGGCGCGCGAGTCCGGTGGAGACGCGGTCGCCAGTGGTCACGAGGAGCAAGGATACGGGGTCGGCCGGCCGCCGTCAATTCGCCGTATCGCGCCATCGGTCCTCACCAGGCGGCTCGCCCCTTCGCCTCGAACTGCCGCGCGTAGCGCGCCCGCAGCCCGGCGAGCGTGTCGGCGTCTTCCGGCCTCTTGTCGTCGCGAATGCGCGTGATGCGGGCGAAGCGGAGCGCGAGTCCCGAGACGTACTGCGGGCTCCCCTGGATCTCGTTGTAGGCGACCTCCACCACCACCTCCGGCCGCACCCGGACGGTGTACCCGTCGTCGGCCACAGCTCGGGCCCGCAGCCGCTCCGTCATCTCGGCGAATTCCCGGTCGGTGAGGCCCTTGAAGGTCTTGCCGACCTCGGCAAACCCGCCCGCCTCGTCGCGCACCGCGAGATGGTAGTTCGAGAGCCATCCCCGCCGGCGACCCGAACCGCGGTCGGCGGCGACGATGACGCAGTCGAGGCGATCGGCCAGCTTCACCTTGAACCAGCGGCTGCCGCGGACACCGGGCGTGTACGGGCTGTCGAGCGCCTTGGCCATGAGCCCCTCGTGCCCGGCCGCCACCGCCTCGCGCAGGAAGAGCTCGGCGGCCTCGTGGTCGTCCGTGAGACGGCGCTCGGCCAGATGGCGGCCGCCCGTGGTCTCGGCGAGCGCCGCCCAGCGCTCGGCGTAGGGCCGATCGACCAGCGTCACCCCCTCCAGGGAAAGACAGTCGAAGAGGTAGAGGCGCACGGGGATCTGGCGGGCGAGGGCGTCGACCTCGTGCACGCGGCGGAAGCGACGCATGAGGTCCTGGAACGGCAGGGGGCGGCCGTCGGCGGCGACCGCCACCACCTCGCCCTCCAGGATGAGCCGATCCGCCAGGAGCTCGCGGCGCCCGATCGCCGCCACTTCGGGCAGGCTCGCGGTGACCTCGGTGAGACGCCGGCTCCAGATCCGCACCGCATCGCCCTGCCGGTGGAGCTGGATGCGCGCGCCGTCGTACTTCACCTCGACGGCCGTGCGGCCGCCATGGGCGGCCAGGACCTCGGCCAGGTCCTCGGCCGGCTCGGCCAGCATGGGGAGCAGGGGCACGAATAGCCGGACGGACACCGCCTGGAGACCCGCGACGCCCTCGAGGAGCGCGATGCGCGCCACCTCTGAGGGGTCGGAGACGAGCAGGCTGGCCCGCCGCACCAGGGCGAGTGGGACCGACGCGGCCACCGCCAGGGCCTCCTGGATCAGCCCGTCGTGGACCCCCGTTCGCATCTCCCCCGCAAGGATCGCCAGCAGCACGGATCGCTCCTCGAGCCCGGCGGCGGCGACGAGGTCCCGCAGCAGACCAGCCTTGGCCGCTCGGGACCCGGCACCCGCCGCGTCGGCGATGGCGGAGAACGCCCGGGCCACCTCGAGCAGCGTCAGCGAGTGCGGGCCGGCGGGCGGGGGTGCGTCCGGGAGGCGGCCAAGGGTCGCCCAGCTCAGATTCAGCACGCGGGGGTCCGCGGCCGGTAGCGGCCGACCGGCCAGGAACGCCACCGCCCAGGCAATCTCCCCGGGGGTGAGCGCGCGGAGGAACTCCGCGACGAGCGCGACCTTCTCGAGCCGGCGGGGAGTGGCGGCCAGACGCCGGTGGAGACGCGTGAGATCCCCCAGGGTCACACGTCCATTCTAGCGAAGCTCGTCCCCGGCGGCCTCCGCGCCCGAGACCCGTCGAGTCCTCTGGCAGGGGCCTCGAAGGAAGGCGAGGATCCCGGCATGGGCGATCCCTCCGTCTCCAGTTCTCCGGGAAGGTGGTCCCGTCACCCTCGATGAGCCCGGCGTATCTTTCCGCTGACTCCGTTGCCGGCGACTGGGATCACGCTCGAGCGTACCCACTCGTCCCTGGCGACCGAGCCGGGCCGCTTCGTGATCCTCGGTGGCGCGAGGCGGCTGTTGTCGAACCCGGCCGGATGGAGTATCGTCATGAGCTATCCCGGGGGCAAGGAGATTGTCATGAAGATACTACTCAGTCTCGCTTTCCTTTGCATCGTTCTCCTATTCTTCAGCATTGTGGAGAGCTATGCCCAGAATACCTTCTACATCTCACCTACTGGATCAGACTCAAATCCAGGAACAAACGCTTTACCTTGGAAACGGTGGGCTTTTGCTTTAGGACGATTAGCTCCTGGGGACACATTGATAGCTAAGGATGGGACCTATACCCGATCAACCACGGGAATTCCGAGCATTATCTGCGGCTCGAATGCTCAACACGGAACCGCAACAGAGCCGATAACGATCAAGGCCCAGAACGAGAGGCGGCCGATGCTGAAGGCCGGAGGAACAAGCGGCCCAACCGGGCTGACCTGGACCGCTTTCACAATGCAGAACTGTTCGTGGTGGAATATCAGAGGGTTGAGATTTGAAGGTTCCGACGCCGACAACAGCCAGAGCCAGTATAATAACTTTGGAGGGTTGCTGCATATTTATCAGAGTTCCAACATCAAGCTATTCAGGCTCTTCTCGAGAAGAAATAACAGGTATGCGAACCATCATTTGATCCTACTGCAGAGCTCTTCCAATATTCTATTGGAAGAGTCAGAAGTATATGATTTCTGCCGACACGGGATCTCGGTGGCCGGTGGAATCAAGATCACTCTCAGAAGAAATTATGCCAATGCACACTTCTATCCCACAATCCCTGGGCAATGGCCACCCGATGATCCCCCGCCAGGTCCTGACTGTACTGCGAATGGGCATAGTATTGCCATGGTGCTCTATCCGGCTAAGCAATCAGGGATGGAAAACAATATTACGGAGCACAACGGTTATGGTTTCCTTTCCATAGAGCCAGGAGATGTGCCGGGAGCTGGCTCCAGCAACAGGTTTTTAGGGAATATGGGAATCGACAACCACCGAGATGTCACAATTGACAACAGGAGCGCGGCCCAAGCGAACATTGTCTTTGAGAACCATGTGTCGGTCAATTCGAGAACGGTTGGTCTCTGGAACAATAATAACGGTGTCAAGGGACTTGTGTGTAAGAACTGCTCTTTTATTGACGGAAGCCCTATCGGTGGCAGTCCTCGAGCCTCGGTGTTGCAAGACCTTGGTCACGTTTCTGATGATACTGTGCTTTATCGGAATGTCCTGGTAATCAACTATCCTATGGAGGGTTTCTCTATTCCTGGAACTTGGTCTAGTTGTAGGATCGAGTATACGACTTCATACCACAACAACCCAAACTTCCCACCGCATTCAAGTTGCACTTTCGCTAATATTTCAGCAGCAAATCCAAACTTCGGCGAACCGGCAGGAGACCGGGTGGGAATTGGCTATGGACACTGCATGGTGTACATCCCTTCAGGCAACGCTGCCTTGAAAGGAACAGGTAAAGGAGGGGCGGATAGAGGAGCGAACGTCATTTACAGATATCAGAATGGGGTTCTGACAGGAACTAAGCTGTGGCGTCCATTTAGCGGGGCATTTCCGTGCGGTGTGGATGTGCTTGGTTCGGGGCATCGATGTCGGAATGTGCATCAGAGGTTGAATGTGGGAGTGAACGGGTGCCCAGTGCCGTAGAACGAGAACGAGGCGGTCACCAAGTTCTGCGAGGGAGTGCGCCACGCCCTCGCGCGGACCTGTGTAAACTGCGGCCGTCAGCTCGCCCCAGCGGCCAAGTTCTGCCGTGAGTGCGCCCACCCGACCTGATTGGCGCCGGGTGCAGGCACCGCCCCGCGCTGCACCTCCCCGAGACTCACATCCCGACGCACCTTGCCGAGCGCATCATCGTTACGTCGAAGCGCGCGGTGGAGGGCGAGCACAGTTCCCCGGAAGCTGTCCGAGTGACCGCGCGCAGTGGGATGGCCGACCGCCAACGGTTGGCGTTCCGCCCGCGCAACCGCGTCCTGGGGGGTGGGTCGGGGAGTGGGTCCCTCGAGGTCCCCCTCCCCATGACTCCTAGGCGGCCTGAGTCGCGACGCCCTCGATCCGCTCGTGGTCCCGGACCCGCCCTTCCTGCTCCTGCTCCCAAGCCCGGCCCTTACACTCGAGCGCGTAGTCCTCGATCCTCTCGTGCAGCTGGGCGGCCCGGTCCACCCGGTTCCAGAGGACGGCCCGATAGAACTTCACGCCGAGAATCCCGAGGGCCCGGTCCATCTTGACGCCGTATCGAAGCCGGGCTTCGCCCACCGCGCACGTCGTCCACCGCGACGCCAGCTCGCGGTCCTCACCCGTGAACCGCGGGCACGAAAGCATGCCCAAGAGCTTGCGCTGGCGGGCCTCGTCGATCCGCTGCTCCCATCGCTTCATGGCTCTTTCGTCCCTTCCATTCTTCACAGGCTAATCCCGCCGGTGGGTATGGCCTTCTCGTCGGGGCTCTGCTCCGCGTCCTCGTCCTCGGCGGGCTCGGAGTCACTCGCGAGAATCTGGACCGACACCATGTCGGTGAACACCAGGGCCTGCCGAACGCGCACCCAGGGAAGGCCCATGGCCATCGCCCCTCGCACGGCCGTCCTCAGGGCCTGCGTGACCGCCTCCTCGATCGAGGTCTTCGAATGGTCGTCGAGAGGGGCCGTGGTCTCGATGGCAGCGACCCGCGCGATGGCCGGGGAGGCCACCACGAAGATCAGCCCGAGGACGACTGCAAACCGAATCAGCGAGGACATGACCGCCTCCATGGCGTGTTTATGTAGCACCACCGCGTCGCAAATGCACGTGCCGTGCCGGAGACGGGCAGATGCGGGGGAGACCGGGCCGATCGGCCCGGCCGGCGGAAGACCACCGGCCGGGCGATGCGCGAACGGGCGTCAGGCGACGCGCGCGACTCGGGACGGGATGACCGAGAGTTTGTCCTCGATGCGGACGTCGGGACGGATCCTCATCGCCTCGTGCTCGGCGAGGCGCAGGATGGCATCCCGGATCTCCGGCGTGGGAACCTCACCAGAGATCTCGAGCGTAGCCGGCGAGCCGCGCCACGTCGGCACATGCGCCGTCGGAGTGACGGGAAGGCCGAACAAGGCCTGCTCGCGCAAGAGCGCGTCGGAGACTTGGGCCTGCAGGTGCACGGCCTCCGCTTGCCGCTTGCGCCGGAGGTCGAGGAGCTTGCCGGCGCCGCCGACGAGCACGAGGAGTCCCACGACCATGCCGATGGTGAGCCATGCACCGGCGCCCTCGCCGGCTGGTGTCACCGGTGACATCGTCGGCGGGGTGACAGGCGGCGGTGCCGTGCCGGGCTGGGTCTGGGCCAGGGCCAGACCGGCTAACAGACCGACCACCAGGGTCGTCGTCAACAGTCCGAGGGCCACGACGGGTCTCGAGGCTGGTCGCATAGTAACCACCTCCAGACCCAGATTCCGAGCAAGCCCGATACCACCAGCGCGTCTCGGCGACAGGGGTGTCTCGTTACGCGACGCCTCGGATGTCCGCACCCTGGCGCGCCAGCTCGCGCTGGATATCCGCCACCGGCATCTCGCGCGGGGCCTTTCCAGCCGCCGCCGCCAGCGCCGCGCAGACCCCCGCGGCCTGGCCGGTGGCCATCGCGGTCGGCATGACGCGATACGAAGAATGGGCTTCGTGGGTGCCCGAGATGCAGCGGCCGGCCACGACGAGATGC from Candidatus Methylomirabilota bacterium encodes:
- a CDS encoding HD domain-containing protein, encoding MRDERAMGGQPAILALEALGLARGLLAVVAEVVEGPAWLVGGAVRDALRGAPAPVEDLDIALPAGSLAAARRLADRLGAAFVPLGEPHGMARVVVRTPTPALIDLADFRGPSLEADLTGRDVTVDALAVPLDALLGGRAPVIDPTGGLGDLAARRLRACGPTAFADDPVRVLRLLRLAHALGFAVEPETERLARAAVAGLAAVAAERVRDEVTRWLRLPDTTAVLRDAEAWSVLFTLLPEAVPMRATTQSAPHRFTVWEHSVRALGALEALLADLALLVPHHSRVAAHFGESLGSGLTRREVLKLAVLLHDVAKPETRSVDPDGRVRFSGHDRLGAERAAAIAARWRWPGPAARVLERLVRQHLRPMHLGMLAEISRRARYRFFRDLGDEVSDLVCLTIADAAATDDRPPAAVYRGATRALLDSLLTGQVEAAEEAAEPPLVRGGDVMAAFGLAAGPEVGRLLARVREAQALGLVRTREEALDWLARQEGSPRG
- a CDS encoding DMT family transporter produces the protein MSEKKAPRPSALAGYALVAAAATSWGAQSIVAKVLLTSGLPPSWLISTRTALASVIVAGTLAAVKPGLLRVSARDLCELGLLGIVMALSQYTYYFALTRIPVATTLLVIYTSPLLVLAASVLIHGEPLERRDLIAAAATLVGAAFVVRAYEPEVLRLNALGLTASVFCAAAFAFYSLWGKRAAPAASPWTRVTYSLGTAAAFWLPLAPPWTLLQSAHPPAIWLGLAVVVVFGTLLPFGLFLSGLARISAAHASLTATLEPIVAAVVAYFVLGERLEPLQLVGGALVLGGIALLHIR
- a CDS encoding amidohydrolase family protein — encoded protein: MEAPPAFRYIDAHTHLHPARLAAAIRRWFDEHTDWNLRGPTEPAAVAADLRAAGVERFVFFSYAHRSGMARELNRWLRDTARTLPDGIPLGTVHAADEEPVAIVEEACGAFGFAGIKVHIQVQRFYPDDPRMLPVYERLVELDRALVIHVGTGPHTNEFTGIARFTRVLERLPGLRAVVCHMGAFETRACLRLLDRFPSLYLDTTMAMTPASFPFTRIDPETVRDTDLVRYAERILFGSDFPNLPYPYEEERRHLWGRDLPLAVYQRIFYENARAVFRL
- a CDS encoding crosslink repair DNA glycosylase YcaQ family protein, encoding MGSRSQLSLPGGSLDGLLPNLTRERLERYRDEAFRRLPGRRVRSAREALAFVEAVGICSTFYRFPEGLGCLWEAVAGRRDPRWPRRSHHDAGIGLTWELKDTLPARRAVYYGKLLKGRPVLVALDLFPAFYALVRGRQRARDYRLEYEAGRLSLAAKRLMDVLIRRHPLYTREWRAECFMLDPGRTREFERAVAELQQGLFVAKVEERYDPTFSYRWDLLEAWLPEKVRAGRRLSRRAAVHHLVARYLGAVGWTTVRQLARLFGLGRSEVADALGALVRAGAARTDVAVPGLPVDLVVHRALLERLGAGS
- a CDS encoding ATPase domain-containing protein, whose translation is MTTGDRVSTGLARLDAMLDGGLLPGTLTVVYGATGIGKTHLGLAFAAQGRQADGRRGLVVDMNARGDSQQHVPYAARLHGWPLTRWTHTVMPMADPYPPPDELEAHYLDVFSWVGRRSDYELATPEGREFDWGWKAAYARALYTARPFFYFHFAHGAHRVAIDGIEPCQPDDAIQLYLVDELYRKVIHRDAETLGMEICLPVWRHRAFIDAHRYDHGAITTLLLFTTEETRLEDLVARKMLAGDPGAVANTVLLMGREKVGTRVGRFVGVAKHRGSAMTDEIVEYRIDERGLTFE
- a CDS encoding ATP-dependent DNA ligase; translation: MTLGDLTRLHRRLAATPRRLEKVALVAEFLRALTPGEIAWAVAFLAGRPLPAADPRVLNLSWATLGRLPDAPPPAGPHSLTLLEVARAFSAIADAAGAGSRAAKAGLLRDLVAAAGLEERSVLLAILAGEMRTGVHDGLIQEALAVAASVPLALVRRASLLVSDPSEVARIALLEGVAGLQAVSVRLFVPLLPMLAEPAEDLAEVLAAHGGRTAVEVKYDGARIQLHRQGDAVRIWSRRLTEVTASLPEVAAIGRRELLADRLILEGEVVAVAADGRPLPFQDLMRRFRRVHEVDALARQIPVRLYLFDCLSLEGVTLVDRPYAERWAALAETTGGRHLAERRLTDDHEAAELFLREAVAAGHEGLMAKALDSPYTPGVRGSRWFKVKLADRLDCVIVAADRGSGRRRGWLSNYHLAVRDEAGGFAEVGKTFKGLTDREFAEMTERLRARAVADDGYTVRVRPEVVVEVAYNEIQGSPQYVSGLALRFARITRIRDDKRPEDADTLAGLRARYARQFEAKGRAAW
- a CDS encoding right-handed parallel beta-helix repeat-containing protein, with product MSYPGGKEIVMKILLSLAFLCIVLLFFSIVESYAQNTFYISPTGSDSNPGTNALPWKRWAFALGRLAPGDTLIAKDGTYTRSTTGIPSIICGSNAQHGTATEPITIKAQNERRPMLKAGGTSGPTGLTWTAFTMQNCSWWNIRGLRFEGSDADNSQSQYNNFGGLLHIYQSSNIKLFRLFSRRNNRYANHHLILLQSSSNILLEESEVYDFCRHGISVAGGIKITLRRNYANAHFYPTIPGQWPPDDPPPGPDCTANGHSIAMVLYPAKQSGMENNITEHNGYGFLSIEPGDVPGAGSSNRFLGNMGIDNHRDVTIDNRSAAQANIVFENHVSVNSRTVGLWNNNNGVKGLVCKNCSFIDGSPIGGSPRASVLQDLGHVSDDTVLYRNVLVINYPMEGFSIPGTWSSCRIEYTTSYHNNPNFPPHSSCTFANISAANPNFGEPAGDRVGIGYGHCMVYIPSGNAALKGTGKGGADRGANVIYRYQNGVLTGTKLWRPFSGAFPCGVDVLGSGHRCRNVHQRLNVGVNGCPVP